In a single window of the Pseudodesulfovibrio profundus genome:
- the qmoC gene encoding quinone-interacting membrane-bound oxidoreductase complex subunit QmoC has translation MSNTVKVQPDLKFVKELQAVGGDSLKKCYQCATCSVVCPLSPADGPYPRKEMVWAQWGLKDRLVNDIDIWLCHNCGTCSDLCPRGAKPGDLLSALRNMAYRNLAPLPIIGKLMSSSAGLLPLAAIPAIIYGIIWVIMAGKVGSFLPTFEWNALDHSWVPVADGDIIFGGLFPGDYTIDPIFMVVFAFMIWGFYAGVRNMVKAFDAQPKTFIVGRKEEPCFCSCLIDTFKHEILNHSQFNDCNDDHSDELDQKRAGGHRMLMFGFVALMIVTGVVATGHWGGWLLRTLGITGLGDIVSAIGHTPMPLYHPIKLLAFVGAGLGIYGLVALTKRRVNLDQAKQSSSWYDWYLIVLIWTIFLTGVGAFLFRVMGVALLAYPVYYVHLITVFMMLAYLPWSKLGHLVYRTVALSYAKKIGRIPMGDDK, from the coding sequence ATGTCTAATACCGTCAAGGTACAACCGGACCTTAAGTTCGTAAAAGAGTTGCAGGCCGTAGGCGGCGACTCCCTTAAGAAATGCTACCAGTGCGCCACCTGCTCGGTGGTATGTCCGCTGTCTCCTGCTGACGGCCCCTATCCCCGCAAGGAGATGGTTTGGGCGCAGTGGGGTCTGAAGGACCGCCTGGTCAATGATATCGACATCTGGCTGTGTCACAACTGCGGCACCTGTTCAGATCTGTGCCCCCGTGGCGCCAAGCCGGGCGACCTGTTGTCCGCGCTTCGTAACATGGCCTACCGGAACCTGGCTCCGCTGCCGATCATCGGCAAGCTGATGTCCAGCTCCGCCGGTCTGCTGCCGCTGGCCGCTATCCCGGCCATCATCTACGGCATCATCTGGGTCATCATGGCTGGTAAGGTTGGTTCCTTCCTGCCTACTTTCGAGTGGAACGCACTTGATCATTCCTGGGTTCCCGTTGCTGACGGAGACATCATCTTCGGTGGTCTCTTCCCCGGCGACTACACCATTGACCCCATCTTCATGGTTGTCTTTGCATTCATGATCTGGGGCTTCTATGCCGGTGTCCGGAATATGGTCAAAGCATTCGATGCACAGCCCAAGACCTTTATCGTGGGCCGCAAGGAAGAACCCTGTTTCTGCTCTTGCCTGATCGATACCTTCAAACACGAAATCCTGAACCACAGCCAGTTCAACGACTGCAATGATGATCACTCCGATGAGCTTGATCAGAAGCGCGCCGGTGGACACCGCATGCTGATGTTCGGTTTCGTTGCACTGATGATCGTCACCGGTGTTGTGGCTACAGGTCACTGGGGTGGCTGGTTGCTTCGTACGCTGGGTATTACCGGGCTCGGAGACATTGTCTCCGCCATCGGCCATACCCCGATGCCGCTGTATCACCCAATCAAGCTGCTTGCCTTTGTTGGCGCCGGCCTGGGTATCTACGGCCTCGTAGCGTTGACCAAGCGTCGCGTGAATCTGGACCAAGCCAAACAGTCTTCCAGCTGGTATGACTGGTACCTGATCGTACTGATCTGGACCATCTTCCTGACTGGTGTGGGTGCTTTCCTGTTCCGCGTGATGGGCGTGGCTCTGCTCGCCTACCCCGTGTACTACGTGCACCTGATTACTGTCTTCATGATGCTGGCATACCTGCCCTGGTCCAAGCTTGGACACCTGGTATACCGCACCGTGGCTCTGTCCTACGCCAAGAAGATTGGCCGCATCCCCATGGGCGATGACAAGTAG
- a CDS encoding kinetochore Spc7 family protein gives MAEAKVFPMNAFVSVLRGEAADQTQLDMLAYITQAETLDADVAPVAQALSKAWIYEQEPGLTKYAEGDIAKLGNQVKIEALPAAEAARAQAVLDILAALKEENATLKAEVEKLNDEKKALADKISPLEAKVKTIDAANAAGEQQVSVATNKLNEMTQKLNDLMAEVEKVKSQGVVVAGVAGAAGAEGAAADGAAMADGPEVGGEPEPDFGLGGDAFGGDW, from the coding sequence ATGGCTGAAGCTAAGGTTTTCCCAATGAACGCTTTCGTGTCTGTGCTGCGCGGCGAAGCCGCCGACCAGACCCAGCTCGATATGCTGGCTTACATCACCCAGGCAGAAACTTTGGACGCTGACGTCGCTCCCGTGGCGCAGGCTCTGTCCAAGGCCTGGATCTACGAACAAGAACCCGGTCTGACCAAATACGCCGAAGGCGATATCGCCAAGCTCGGCAACCAGGTCAAGATCGAAGCGCTTCCTGCTGCAGAAGCTGCCCGTGCTCAGGCTGTCCTGGACATTCTGGCTGCTCTCAAGGAAGAAAATGCTACTCTCAAGGCTGAAGTTGAAAAACTGAACGACGAGAAGAAAGCATTGGCTGATAAGATCAGCCCGCTTGAAGCCAAGGTAAAAACCATCGATGCTGCCAACGCCGCTGGCGAGCAGCAGGTTTCCGTGGCTACCAACAAGCTGAACGAAATGACCCAGAAGCTCAACGACCTCATGGCTGAAGTCGAGAAGGTCAAGAGCCAGGGTGTGGTTGTCGCCGGTGTTGCCGGTGCCGCCGGTGCCGAAGGTGCTGCAGCCGATGGCGCAGCCATGGCCGACGGTCCTGAAGTCGGTGGCGAACCCGAACCTGATTTCGGACTGGGCGGCGACGCCTTCGGTGGTGACTGGTAA
- a CDS encoding DUF4079 family protein — protein sequence MLWVHPFLQICATIIGLYAGYHGVKRLLSQHAGLKIPFNWKQHVTIGRIAIGLWMLGMAGGLTVARLKWEVNFVTGAHYKIAFTMLPLMIFGAVSGYYMDKNKAKRTLLPLAHGVCNLLLVGLALYQIRTGWQVIKDFIL from the coding sequence ATGCTTTGGGTTCACCCTTTTCTACAGATTTGCGCTACAATCATTGGATTGTATGCAGGCTACCACGGTGTAAAACGCCTGCTGTCACAACACGCTGGTCTCAAAATCCCCTTCAACTGGAAGCAACACGTCACCATTGGTCGAATCGCAATAGGACTCTGGATGCTCGGCATGGCAGGCGGACTGACCGTTGCCCGTTTGAAATGGGAAGTCAACTTTGTCACAGGCGCACACTACAAAATCGCTTTCACCATGCTGCCGCTCATGATCTTCGGGGCTGTATCCGGCTATTACATGGATAAGAACAAGGCAAAACGTACCTTGCTTCCTCTTGCCCATGGTGTCTGCAACCTGCTGCTTGTCGGATTGGCATTGTATCAGATTCGGACAGGGTGGCAGGTCATCAAGGATTTCATTTTGTAG
- the waaF gene encoding lipopolysaccharide heptosyltransferase II, giving the protein MSNYKKIGVWQTAFLGDTVLTLPLLKALKDQYPDAEIHFFVRAGVESVFEGQPEITQVHPFAKRGKDKSLLAAYRLGKSIGQQGFDLWISTHTSLRSAIVAQATGIQRRIGYDAPWYNRVAYTETVPRRFDELEEIERILQLLRPLGFEGPSPKAELVLHESARIDADRFWAIHIKDQPVLGMHPGSTWPTKCWPVEYFSSIIDKATEAGVKVVLFAGPDEKEVAEQVKKGAEHGPDILDLSGKLSLPQLAAYLGKLDAYLTNDSGPMHLAWTQDVPLVALFGPTVKELGFFPRGKNATVAETPLDCRPCGLHGPRTCPKGHHNCMRELTPEIVWNELRKKLNV; this is encoded by the coding sequence ATGAGCAACTACAAAAAAATCGGCGTCTGGCAGACAGCATTTCTCGGGGACACCGTTCTGACCCTACCGCTGCTAAAAGCACTGAAAGATCAGTATCCTGATGCAGAGATTCACTTCTTTGTCAGGGCCGGTGTCGAATCGGTTTTCGAGGGCCAGCCCGAAATCACCCAGGTACACCCGTTTGCCAAGCGCGGTAAGGACAAGTCGCTGCTCGCAGCCTACCGGCTGGGAAAATCCATTGGACAACAAGGATTCGACCTCTGGATTTCCACACACACCTCCCTGCGCTCTGCCATTGTGGCACAGGCTACAGGCATCCAGCGCCGTATCGGGTATGACGCACCGTGGTATAATCGAGTGGCGTACACCGAGACTGTCCCCCGCCGGTTCGACGAACTGGAGGAGATCGAACGCATCCTCCAACTGCTGCGACCCCTTGGTTTTGAAGGGCCAAGCCCCAAGGCGGAACTTGTGCTCCATGAATCTGCCCGAATCGATGCTGACCGTTTCTGGGCAATCCACATCAAAGACCAGCCGGTTTTGGGTATGCATCCCGGTTCTACCTGGCCCACCAAATGTTGGCCTGTAGAATACTTCAGCTCCATCATCGACAAGGCGACTGAGGCCGGTGTCAAAGTTGTCCTCTTCGCCGGACCGGACGAAAAAGAAGTTGCGGAACAGGTTAAAAAGGGCGCAGAACATGGCCCGGATATACTCGATCTGTCCGGCAAACTCTCTCTCCCCCAACTGGCCGCCTATCTCGGGAAACTCGACGCCTACCTCACAAACGACTCCGGCCCCATGCATCTGGCATGGACCCAGGACGTTCCACTGGTTGCCCTCTTCGGCCCGACAGTCAAGGAACTCGGATTTTTCCCCAGAGGAAAGAACGCGACAGTAGCAGAGACACCACTGGATTGTCGTCCCTGCGGGCTCCACGGTCCCCGCACCTGCCCCAAAGGACACCACAATTGCATGCGAGAATTGACTCCTGAAATAGTTTGGAACGAATTGCGTAAGAAACTGAACGTTTAG
- a CDS encoding histone deacetylase family protein: MLKAKNKLGIIFFPAFDWAISPTHPERQERLLYTQDQLREEGLFDIEGIGEYKPDVASIEDVERVHFCFPDVNGVTTRSHRISAGGAIKAADLVMTGERDCAFAMVRPPGHHAMKVVHGSRGFCNINIEAVMIEHIREKYGHRKIAIVDTDCHHGDGTQDVYWHDPDTLFISMHQDGRTLYPGSGFPQELGGPNAMGKNINIPLPPNTSDEGFMMVMEQVVKPILDDFQPDLIINSAGQDNHFTDPITDMNFSAKGYAALNEMLKPDIAVLEGGYSIQGALPYINLGICLAMAGVDYSNIREPNYNPEQIRQDSRTTEYIAELCRQLPRLYFEPPAFNAKGDSRQGVISGDMFIRHKQIYYDTDGINEVQQESLTLCDQCRGLYKVETRADSGPMCLGVEIPIDACPDCRTRGYELVEDGLVKGTYRYVQLINRLDKDYVRYGF, from the coding sequence ATGCTCAAAGCCAAGAACAAACTCGGTATCATTTTCTTCCCGGCATTCGACTGGGCTATCTCCCCCACCCATCCCGAGCGCCAGGAGCGCCTGCTGTACACGCAGGATCAACTGCGCGAGGAAGGGCTGTTCGACATCGAAGGGATAGGCGAATACAAGCCGGACGTCGCGTCCATCGAGGATGTGGAACGTGTGCATTTCTGCTTCCCGGACGTCAACGGTGTGACCACGCGCTCCCACCGCATTTCAGCCGGTGGAGCCATCAAGGCCGCCGATCTTGTCATGACCGGCGAGCGAGACTGCGCCTTCGCCATGGTTCGCCCGCCCGGACACCACGCCATGAAGGTCGTTCACGGCTCACGGGGATTCTGCAACATCAACATCGAAGCGGTGATGATCGAGCACATTCGTGAAAAATACGGCCATCGCAAAATCGCCATTGTCGATACCGACTGCCATCACGGGGACGGCACGCAGGATGTCTACTGGCATGACCCGGACACCCTGTTCATCTCCATGCATCAGGATGGTCGCACACTCTATCCCGGCTCAGGCTTTCCGCAAGAGCTGGGCGGTCCCAACGCGATGGGCAAAAATATCAATATCCCTCTGCCGCCCAACACATCGGACGAAGGATTCATGATGGTCATGGAGCAGGTGGTCAAACCGATCCTCGATGATTTCCAGCCCGATCTGATTATCAACTCCGCGGGACAGGACAACCACTTCACCGATCCGATCACGGACATGAACTTCTCAGCCAAGGGGTACGCGGCTCTCAACGAAATGCTCAAGCCGGATATCGCCGTTCTTGAGGGTGGCTATTCCATTCAGGGAGCATTGCCATACATCAATCTCGGTATCTGCCTGGCCATGGCGGGTGTGGATTACTCCAACATCCGCGAACCGAACTACAACCCGGAGCAGATTCGACAGGACAGCCGGACCACGGAATACATAGCGGAGCTGTGCCGCCAGTTGCCCCGACTCTATTTTGAGCCACCAGCGTTCAACGCCAAAGGGGATTCCCGTCAGGGCGTCATTTCCGGCGACATGTTCATCCGCCACAAACAGATTTACTACGACACCGACGGCATCAACGAGGTGCAACAGGAGTCGCTGACCTTGTGTGATCAGTGCCGTGGATTGTACAAAGTGGAGACCCGCGCCGATTCCGGTCCCATGTGCCTCGGAGTAGAGATTCCCATCGATGCGTGCCCGGATTGCCGGACACGCGGGTATGAACTGGTGGAAGACGGATTGGTCAAGGGGACCTATCGCTACGTGCAGCTCATCAACAGGCTGGACAAGGATTATGTCCGCTACGGGTTTTGA